GATGGTGACCTTGCGGTGGATGGGACGGGCGCGCTCGTGCCAGGCATGCACCACGTATTCGCCGGGAGGGATCCCGCCGATCCGGTAGTGTCCGTCGGCTTCCGGCACCGTGAAGTAGGGATTGTCGAGGACCAGGATGATGCCGCTCATGTCGGGGTGGATGTGGCAGAAGACCTTCACCACTCCGGGAGTCTCGAAGCGCACCACACGGCTGTTGCCGCGCGGGTAGCGCCCCAGGTCGAACGAGGCCGCCTTCGAGAGGGAGAAGACGTTGTGGTAGATCGGATCGCCGTTGGGAAACTCGACGGTCGTCCCCTTGAGGATCGGCAGGACGTGCGGCGTGAAAGACTGGGAGACCTGCTGCATCGTCTGCGAGGCGCTGCGAGACGTCGCCGCGTTGGCGAGGGGGGCCGCCGTTTCAAGAAAGACCACGACATTGGTCGCTTCGGGTGGTGTTGCGCTCGAAGAGGGAAGCGACGGGGGCCGGACGTCGGGATAGAGGCTGAAGCGGATTCTGCGGGAGTTCAGCTCCGGCCCCAGCGTCACGGTCCCTTCCAGGGACCCTGTCTCGCCTCCGGAATCGCGCGCTGTGGCGGAGGCGCTCGGCGGCACGGCGGCCAGCAACGTCAACAGGATGACGCTCATGAGGCCGGCTCGGGCCCATACTCGCGAGAGCTTCCAGAGGGTGGTGGACATCGGGACACCCTTAATAAGACGGACTGACCCCCAGACAGGGCCAATATAGGCACCGACCGGGTCTTTTCAACGGCGCCCGAGAGTGTGGGCGAAGCTTTTGCGCCAGCGCCCCGGGTCCTTCCGGGCGCGAATTGCGGGCATTTCACCCTTGCCGAGGCCCGGTGCGGCGAGTCTGATGACCCGGATGTGCTAAAATGCCCGTCAAATCTGACGAATTCGCGAACCGTCCGCTTCTTGCGGCGGGGATCTCCGGAGGTGCTCCAATGGAACGACCGCGCGGCGTGCTGTCCGCTCTCGCCCTGCTCTCCCTCGCAGCTTTCCTCACGGCCTGCTCGCACGGCGCCATGTCGGCGAGCGTCGATAACGGAAAAGGAACCGTGAACGTATTTCTCACGGACGCGCCGCTCGACCTGGCCAACGTGCAGAGCGTCAACGTGACCCTGACGGGCGTGATCCTCTATCCTGGCGATGCTCAGGGTGACAGCCTGCTCAACGATACTTCCGACGAAGACGGTACTCCCGTGGTGATCGTCTCCCATCCCGCCACTTTCGACCTGCTGACCCTCACCGGAGGCGCCACCACCCTGATCGGAACCGACGAGGTCCCGGCCGGGGCTTACTCGCGCATCCGGCTGGTGGTCGAAGAGGCAAGCCTTACTTACCTCGATGGAACCATAGCGCCCCTGAAGATCGAATCGGGAAAAGTCGACGTCCCCATTCGCTTCGACGTCACGCGGGACGAGACGACCGGAATCGTCCTGGATTTCGACGCCGCGGCCTCGGTCCAGGTAAACGATCCGGCCGGGAATGGTCTGATTCTGCGACCGGTGGTCACTCCCAAGAAGATTCTCTAGATCCCGTCTCCGAGACGGTTTAGTGCCGTACAGGGCCATTCCGCTCTCCGGTTGACGGCGGCGCTTCCTTTCGACTAGCATGACCCGCCTTGTGGCGGCGAAGGGACGGAGTCGGATCCGGAGCCGGACACGGGGAATGGCTGCCACGTCCCTTCGGATCGCCGTTGAGAACGAA
Above is a window of Candidatus Polarisedimenticolia bacterium DNA encoding:
- a CDS encoding carboxypeptidase regulatory-like domain-containing protein codes for the protein MSVILLTLLAAVPPSASATARDSGGETGSLEGTVTLGPELNSRRIRFSLYPDVRPPSLPSSSATPPEATNVVVFLETAAPLANAATSRSASQTMQQVSQSFTPHVLPILKGTTVEFPNGDPIYHNVFSLSKAASFDLGRYPRGNSRVVRFETPGVVKVFCHIHPDMSGIILVLDNPYFTVPEADGHYRIGGIPPGEYVVHAWHERARPIHRKVTIEAGRATALHFAIPLRDEPADE
- a CDS encoding DUF4382 domain-containing protein, with the translated sequence MERPRGVLSALALLSLAAFLTACSHGAMSASVDNGKGTVNVFLTDAPLDLANVQSVNVTLTGVILYPGDAQGDSLLNDTSDEDGTPVVIVSHPATFDLLTLTGGATTLIGTDEVPAGAYSRIRLVVEEASLTYLDGTIAPLKIESGKVDVPIRFDVTRDETTGIVLDFDAAASVQVNDPAGNGLILRPVVTPKKIL